The proteins below are encoded in one region of Limnochorda pilosa:
- a CDS encoding AAA family ATPase, whose product MLTRIEIDGFKSFSGFGLDIAPFEVILGPNASGKSNLFDAIRLLSRLADTDLRTAVKGLRGEPHELFRRLPDGTPSARMAFAIEVLLHPTVTDPWGATKPISHSRVRYEVEIERRRDARGIERLVVAREDARPILSTHDTWRPGGRDLSPQFRQAFMKYGRRTPWLSTVETEGVPSFQIHQDGRAGRKRPAEAAEATVLSSITSAEFPHLYSLHEELRSWRFIQLDPAALRRPSPVTASDELEPDGSNLATVLARIKAETATTVQPKGMLADIVADLTALIPGVVDVSVEEDRRNREYRIDVAMRGGPPFSSRVISDGTLRILALLTLLHDPKQRGLVCFEEPENGVHPARLKELIKRLRALVTDPSIPELDDTDALSQILVNSHSPVVLSALGDDQALFSDLVAEVDPHEKTVSYKTRIRPIEPEDQGELWLDDSRSYVSRYEAERYLSTAVREY is encoded by the coding sequence ATGCTCACCCGCATTGAGATCGATGGCTTCAAGAGTTTCTCGGGTTTCGGTCTGGACATTGCTCCTTTCGAGGTGATCCTTGGTCCTAACGCTTCAGGTAAGTCAAATCTCTTCGACGCCATTCGACTGCTATCTCGGCTTGCAGACACCGACCTGCGTACAGCCGTGAAGGGCCTACGTGGGGAACCTCATGAGCTTTTCCGCCGGCTACCTGATGGAACCCCAAGTGCCCGCATGGCGTTTGCTATCGAGGTTCTTCTTCATCCCACGGTAACGGATCCATGGGGCGCGACCAAACCTATCTCGCACTCGCGGGTCCGATACGAGGTTGAGATCGAGCGGCGCCGTGATGCACGGGGAATCGAACGTCTGGTCGTCGCACGAGAGGACGCACGTCCCATCCTCAGCACGCACGATACGTGGAGGCCGGGGGGCCGGGATCTTTCGCCGCAGTTCCGGCAGGCGTTCATGAAGTACGGTCGCCGAACGCCATGGCTGTCCACGGTCGAGACTGAAGGTGTACCAAGCTTCCAGATTCACCAGGATGGGCGCGCTGGTCGCAAGCGACCGGCAGAGGCTGCAGAGGCAACAGTTCTCTCGAGCATCACCAGCGCTGAGTTCCCACACCTTTACTCGCTACATGAGGAGCTTCGTTCGTGGCGTTTTATTCAGCTCGATCCAGCTGCACTACGGCGGCCCAGCCCGGTGACCGCCTCCGATGAGTTGGAACCTGACGGTTCGAACCTCGCTACTGTTCTGGCGCGAATCAAGGCCGAGACAGCAACAACGGTACAGCCAAAGGGGATGCTGGCAGATATCGTCGCCGACCTCACGGCCTTGATTCCAGGCGTCGTTGATGTAAGCGTGGAAGAAGACCGACGCAACCGTGAGTACCGCATCGACGTCGCCATGAGGGGCGGCCCGCCGTTCAGCTCCAGGGTCATCTCCGACGGAACGCTGCGAATCCTTGCGCTCCTGACCCTGCTTCACGATCCCAAGCAACGAGGTCTGGTCTGCTTCGAGGAACCCGAGAACGGGGTTCACCCCGCGCGCTTGAAGGAGCTCATCAAGCGCCTGCGAGCCTTGGTCACTGATCCCTCGATCCCCGAGCTCGATGACACCGATGCTCTCTCGCAAATCCTTGTCAACAGTCACTCGCCCGTCGTGCTCTCCGCCCTGGGTGATGACCAAGCTTTGTTTTCTGACCTGGTGGCAGAGGTTGATCCGCACGAGAAAACGGTCTCGTACAAGACGCGTATTCGTCCCATCGAGCCTGAGGACCAGGGCGAACTGTGGCTGGATGATTCACGCTCCTATGTGAGCCGGTACGAAGCAGAACGATACTTGTCCACGGCAGTCAGGGAGTACTGA
- a CDS encoding DUF4276 family protein, with protein MRFLGLALFAEGPTDYRFLGPLLRRVTEDLCLREASESVEITEVLALVRSRESASLPRELQILDAMRRASGAFSLLFIHADGSGDPVAARKHQVQPAISRILEHGGPSGVGAVPVIPVRETEAWALVDGQALRRAFGTSLDDAELGLPPRPADVERIPDPKAALDHACRIAIGAGHRRRRRAAAFLEAIAESLSLDRLQQVPAFRQFEQDLRDGLEILRVLRGAHG; from the coding sequence GTGCGCTTCCTTGGCCTCGCCCTCTTCGCTGAGGGACCCACCGACTACCGATTCCTGGGACCGTTGCTCCGACGGGTTACGGAGGACCTGTGCCTGAGAGAGGCATCGGAGTCCGTTGAGATCACCGAAGTGCTCGCGTTGGTCAGGTCCAGGGAATCGGCAAGCCTCCCGCGTGAGCTCCAGATCCTTGACGCGATGCGCCGCGCCTCTGGAGCGTTCTCACTGCTTTTCATACACGCCGATGGTTCGGGGGATCCCGTGGCCGCGCGGAAGCATCAGGTACAACCTGCGATAAGCCGCATCTTGGAGCACGGGGGCCCCTCGGGCGTGGGAGCCGTTCCGGTGATTCCCGTCAGGGAGACCGAAGCGTGGGCCCTTGTCGATGGACAAGCCCTTCGTCGGGCTTTCGGCACAAGCCTTGATGATGCTGAGCTCGGACTTCCCCCGCGACCAGCAGACGTGGAGAGGATCCCGGACCCGAAGGCTGCGCTGGACCATGCATGCCGCATCGCGATCGGCGCGGGGCACAGGCGAAGGCGTCGCGCTGCGGCGTTCTTGGAGGCTATAGCCGAGTCCCTCTCCCTTGACCGGTTGCAGCAGGTTCCCGCCTTTCGCCAGTTCGAACAAGACCTACGCGATGGCCTTGAGATTCTGCGCGTGCTACGAGGAGCGCACGGGTGA
- a CDS encoding IclR family transcriptional regulator, with protein sequence MMPEPTARRGGRRRTRTQSGGVRALDRGLSILEALTDQPGLTLSEIAERVRLPVSTAYRLLETLRSRRFVQPSDETGRYHVGVRAFEVGSAFLPRLRLNELALPVMKDLARDLGETVNLAVRDGSDAVYVAQAEGQQLLRMFTQIGARTPLHCTGVGKILLAWLSPEEVDGVMGPGPWTHYTPNTLTRRTELHRELDAIRDQGYAVDNEERELGVRCIAAPIRDRQGEVVAALSLSAPSSRLTADRVSTLAPEVLAAAERVSHLLRTVGG encoded by the coding sequence ATGATGCCGGAACCTACGGCCCGCCGGGGCGGGCGCCGCCGGACCCGGACCCAGAGCGGAGGCGTGCGGGCGCTCGACCGGGGCCTTTCCATCCTGGAAGCCCTGACCGACCAGCCCGGCCTCACCCTGAGCGAGATCGCCGAGCGCGTGCGCTTGCCCGTCAGCACGGCCTACCGCCTGCTGGAAACGTTGAGGTCCCGCCGGTTCGTCCAGCCCTCCGACGAAACAGGCCGCTACCACGTGGGCGTACGAGCCTTCGAGGTGGGCAGCGCCTTCCTGCCTCGGCTCCGCCTGAACGAGCTGGCCCTGCCGGTGATGAAGGATCTGGCCCGGGACCTGGGGGAGACCGTGAACCTGGCCGTGCGCGACGGATCGGACGCCGTCTACGTCGCCCAGGCGGAGGGACAGCAGCTCCTGCGCATGTTCACTCAGATCGGCGCCCGTACGCCCCTCCACTGTACCGGCGTGGGCAAGATCCTCCTGGCATGGCTCTCACCCGAGGAGGTGGACGGGGTGATGGGGCCCGGTCCCTGGACCCACTACACCCCCAACACGCTCACACGCCGCACCGAGCTTCACCGGGAGCTGGACGCGATCCGGGACCAGGGCTACGCGGTCGACAACGAGGAACGGGAGCTCGGGGTGCGGTGCATCGCGGCACCCATCCGTGACCGTCAGGGCGAGGTGGTGGCTGCGCTCAGCCTTTCGGCGCCCTCGTCCCGGTTGACGGCCGACCGGGTGAGCACCCTGGCGCCCGAAGTCCTGGCCGCAGCGGAAAGGGTATCCCATCTGCTCAGGACCGTTGGCGGGTGA
- the aceB gene encoding malate synthase A produces the protein MVTLEGIDVRGPVEGPFKEILTPDALAFVAGLHREFNPRREELLRRRAGRQARFDAGELPDFLPETRSVREGDWKVAPIPPALQDRRVEITGPVDRKMMINALNSGAKVFMADFEDAHSPTWANTLQGHVNLIDAIERTIAFTSPEGKQYRLNEEVAVLLVRPRGWHLVEKHVLVDGSPISASLFDFGLHLFHNARRLMDRGSGPYFYLPKLESHLEARLWNDVFNASQDRLGIPRGTIRATVLIETILAAFEMEEILYELRDHSAGLNAGRWDYIFSVIKKFRNRPDFLLPDRAQVTMTVPFMRAYTELLVKTCHRRGIHAIGGMAAFIPSRRDPEVNERALAGVRDDKLREAGDGFDGTWVAHPDLVPVAMEVFDARLGERPHQLDRLREEVQVTAQNLLDVRVPGGSMTEAGVRNNVSVAIQYLESWLRGVGAAGIFNLMEDAATAEIARSQVWQWLRHGATLADGRRLSRDLVRAFEEEELAKVRQAVGDDLFGRGRFDEARALFERVAVAAEFAEFLTIPAYELID, from the coding sequence ATGGTGACCCTGGAGGGGATCGACGTTCGAGGCCCGGTGGAGGGCCCGTTCAAGGAGATCCTGACACCTGACGCCCTGGCCTTCGTGGCGGGGCTTCACCGGGAGTTCAATCCCCGGCGGGAGGAGCTCCTCCGCCGGCGGGCCGGGCGCCAGGCCCGCTTCGATGCTGGCGAGCTGCCCGACTTCCTGCCCGAGACCCGCTCCGTCCGGGAAGGCGACTGGAAGGTGGCGCCCATCCCCCCGGCCCTCCAGGACCGCCGGGTTGAGATCACCGGTCCCGTGGACCGCAAGATGATGATCAACGCCCTCAACTCCGGGGCGAAGGTCTTCATGGCCGACTTCGAGGACGCCCACTCGCCCACGTGGGCCAACACCCTGCAGGGGCACGTCAACCTAATCGACGCGATCGAGCGGACCATCGCGTTCACCAGCCCCGAAGGGAAGCAGTACCGGCTGAACGAGGAGGTGGCCGTGCTCCTGGTGCGGCCCCGGGGCTGGCATCTCGTGGAGAAGCACGTCCTGGTCGACGGCAGCCCCATCTCCGCCTCCCTCTTCGACTTCGGTCTCCACCTCTTCCACAACGCCCGGCGCCTCATGGACCGGGGCAGTGGGCCCTACTTCTACCTGCCCAAGCTGGAGAGTCACCTGGAGGCCCGGCTCTGGAACGACGTCTTCAACGCCAGCCAGGACCGGCTGGGGATCCCCCGGGGTACCATCCGCGCTACGGTCCTCATCGAGACGATCCTGGCCGCCTTCGAGATGGAAGAGATCCTCTACGAGCTGCGGGACCACTCGGCCGGCCTCAACGCCGGGAGGTGGGACTACATCTTCAGCGTCATCAAGAAGTTCCGGAACCGGCCCGACTTCCTCCTCCCCGACCGGGCCCAGGTGACCATGACCGTCCCCTTCATGCGGGCCTACACCGAGCTCCTGGTGAAGACCTGTCACCGCCGGGGCATCCACGCGATCGGCGGCATGGCGGCCTTCATCCCCAGCCGGCGGGATCCCGAGGTGAACGAGAGGGCCCTGGCAGGCGTTCGGGACGACAAGCTGCGGGAGGCGGGCGACGGTTTCGACGGCACCTGGGTCGCCCACCCGGACCTGGTGCCCGTGGCGATGGAGGTCTTCGACGCCCGGCTGGGGGAGCGGCCGCACCAGCTCGACCGCCTGCGGGAAGAGGTGCAGGTGACCGCCCAGAACCTGCTGGACGTGCGGGTCCCCGGCGGCAGCATGACCGAGGCGGGCGTGCGCAACAACGTGAGCGTGGCCATCCAGTACCTGGAGTCCTGGCTGCGGGGCGTGGGCGCGGCCGGCATCTTCAACCTCATGGAGGACGCGGCCACCGCCGAGATCGCCCGCTCCCAGGTGTGGCAGTGGCTTCGCCACGGGGCAACCCTGGCCGACGGGCGCCGCTTGAGCCGGGACCTGGTCCGTGCCTTCGAAGAGGAGGAGCTGGCCAAGGTGCGCCAGGCGGTGGGCGACGACCTCTTCGGGCGGGGGCGGTTCGACGAGGCCCGGGCGCTCTTCGAGCGGGTGGCCGTCGCTGCCGAGTTCGCCGAGTTCCTGACGATCCCGGCCTACGAGCTGATCGACTAG